In Triticum urartu cultivar G1812 chromosome 6, Tu2.1, whole genome shotgun sequence, the following proteins share a genomic window:
- the LOC125514948 gene encoding uncharacterized protein LOC125514948 encodes MGGDLQRRGGAVRFRMPRRRALAAGPPLLLPGAAAQGERGTKNRRKKMAVARLGGGRGGFFGAVRRLRMRWVAAAYRRALRRLRAFYARALEDLLEGAAAISMMQSNYAGADCSFGTAFAPAVTVGNRY; translated from the coding sequence atgggAGGAGACCTGCAGCGGCGGGGCGGAGCTGTGCGGTTCAGGATGCCGCGGCGCCGGGCGCTGGCGGCGGggccgccgctgctgctgcccggggcggcggcgcagggggAGCGCGGGACGAAGAACAGGAGGAAGAAGATGGCGGTGGCGCGGCTGGGCGGCGGCCGCGGGGGCTTCTTCGGGGCCGTCCGGCGGCTGCGGATGCGCTGGGTGGCCGCGGCCTACCGGCGGGCGCTGCGCCGGCTGCGCGCCTTCTACGCCCGGGCGCTCGAGGACCTCCTCGAGGGCGCGGCCGCCATTAGCATGATGCAATCCAACTACGCCGGCGCCGACTGCTCCTTCGGCACCGCCTTCGCGCCCGCCGTCACCGTCGGCAACCGCTACTGA